The Cannabis sativa cultivar Pink pepper isolate KNU-18-1 chromosome 8, ASM2916894v1, whole genome shotgun sequence genomic interval TTCTAAAATAAATTGGCACTTGTCCAAAACATGCTCTTTTTTTGAATTCTTAATCTATGTTTCAACTTTGCTTCACACTGAACAAGTTGAGCTCTTCATTACTCTTCTTTCGTGCATCTGGACAGAAAGAAATGTTGAGACTCATGAtaaaacaccaaagacagctgCACGAATTTTAGATTTTGCTGGTAATTATTTGGCAGACTTCAGATTTCATCATACCAAGCATATTTCAACTCAACAAAGTGCTTCAACTTCTTGTCATCCTCAAACATCTGTAACAGCTAATTTGCAGCAGAACCTGATACCACCAGTAAAACCTAAATGGCTAGCTCCTCCATCTGGCCGTCTCAAATTGAATTCAGATGCAGCAATCTGTGTGACTGCTGGTGTTTATGGTCTTGGGGCTCTCCTTCGAAACTCGGCTGGTGAGGTGATTTTTGCTATAGCTAAACCAATGCAAGGGTGTGTTAAAACTGAAGAAATGGAAGCTTTAACAGTGGCTTGGAGTCTCAAAATGTTGGTATCTCATAGTCTATCTGTAGACTTTATTGAGACTGATTCTTTAATGGTAGTTAATTGTTTAAAGTctcaatttagaggttattcagCTTTTTATAGTATACTTAATGATATTACTTTTCTGTTATCCAATTTCCCACGAGCACAGATCTCTCATGGGTATAGGTATGCAAATGACGAAGCCTATTTGTTGGTTAAGTTTGCTCTTACGGTGGATTCAGAATGTATTTGGTTTGGGGAATTTCCGCCTCCTCTTATGACTGTTATGTAATTTGTTATTCAGATTAATATAATAgtcttttctcaaaaaaaaaaaaaaaaaaaaacaaaaaaacaaaaaaaaaaccaactcATAGAAAAGGAatgaaaaaatctttttttcttAAAGCTCTTAGCTAAaagctaaaaaaatattatagaagctaaaaaaaatcttttccaTTTCCTAACTTGGCCAACAAAAATggaaaagaaatgaaaaaatcttttattttttttttttaagaaataaaaaaataaatcaatttaatgatcatattcataaaataaataaatgtaaaataaaataaatgatatgaTGATAATTAACTGTCACCCGAATACCATGTAACGACATGTTGTCTTGTTCGCTTACGATGCAGTccaaacaacattttgttttgGCATTTTTGGAACCCATCACTGAAATATGTCAGTTAAGCACCTTTCATAAGGGTATTCTAGTAATATCACGAAACCGTTCCTTGTCTGAAAAAATATCTTCGCCACGTGTCACATATATTTGGTAAGGATCTCAGTTATGAGTCCCCCGAGAGAGTGAGAGCTCTCTCTGAGCTTCTGTGGCCATGCCATGGCTTCCCAATCGCTATGTGGATGGTCAAGTTCCTCTCCAACCTCTTCTACTGtgaacccttcttcttcttcttcgttgtgCAGACCGTTTATCTTCTTTGCCTTTCACCCAACTCCGTCTAAACGACATCGTTTCAGTTTCAGAGCTTCCTTTTTACGGGATTCTTCTTCATCGACCCGGGCTGCTACTTTCAAACAGGGTGGAAGGAAGTCTTTACGATTCGATTGCCCGTGCTCGAGCTCGAAATCGGACGTGAATTCGGTAAATCGATCCGCAAAACAAACGAAACCAAGCCTGAGTTTCAAGACCTTGTCTGCGAAGCGATCTCTCTGGAGGAGGATATTTTTTGCGTCCAAAAAAGTTAGGAGCATCATTTTGCTCAATGTCGTCACTCTTGTTTATGGTAATCCGtcaattttataattgaattaataatttatgatataGTGAGAGAATTGTGGGTTTTCAACTGTAAGCTGCTATTTTCTTCTGCATATGACGAATTCTGGCGTGCTTCTTTTTTGTTGGATTGAGAAAATTcggtatttttttaattttttttaatgtttggcTTTGATTTGGTTCATGACATTTGTGCTATATCTAATAGGGGCTATGGTTTGAGAATTTAAATGAAATCTTTCATGCTTTGATCAAAGGGTTTGCAGTTGTTTGTCTTACAATATTTCTTGGGCTACCAGAATTATGCCACatacaatttataaattttttgtgtggTCAGTGGTATGGTGCTTTGGCAATGTCACGAGTTATTGGAAACTTTGAAGTTTTTTATGAAATAATGTGAAATATGAAATAGTTTCTTAAGTAAAGGGGAATTGGGAATGAAAACCCCTTCATTTATAATACTAACGATTATGAACTTGAGTAAGGGTGAATGCACTATTTGGATAGTTGCTTCTTTTGTCATTGCCTGACCTTGCTATTCGTGTGCTTGTAGTTGAACATTTTCATTTATGGTGGTTGGAGTAATTGCAGGTTCAACAATAGGCCAGATTTTCTATAATTTGTACTTGGTCATTGCTGTCTGGTTCATGGTTTTCATTAACTGATAGAGAGTTATGTTATTTGATGGCTGTAACTAATCAGCTATGAGCCTTTTAACACATGGCAGACAATTCTTCATATAATGCTATGAAAGTTTATACCATgatttaaacttttttaaacTCTTTTGCTGTAGCCAGCAGCATCCCAGTTGTGAAAGAGGTTGAAGCAATAGTTGATCCAGCATCATTCACTGTTGTACGATTTGCTTTGTCTGCCATCCCATTCATCCCATTTGTACTGCGATCAGTATCACAAAAGGACGTTGATACCCGCAATTCTGGAGTTGAGTTGGGTTTTTGGGTCAGTCTAGGATATCTGATGCAGGCAGTAGGGTTGCTTACATCTGATGCTGGTCGTGCATCCTTTCTATCAATGCTCACAGTAAGTTTTTAATGTTAATAATATTACCACTATTGCAAGTCCTTTTGATCTGTGAGAGTACCTGAAGGTACAGAATTTGGATACTTTGGGTGGATTGATCAGGTAATCGTGGTTCCATTGCTTGATGGTATGCTAGGAGCAGTAGTTCCTGCCCGTACTTGGTTTGCAGCTTTCATGGCTATCATAGGAGTTGCAATGCTGGAATCCAGTGGATCTCCCCCTTGTGTAAGTGCATTTAGTTTGTACGGATATcttgtgattaaaaaaattgtgagagaAGGGAAGTTAAATCCTACTGGAAAATTGCCTGCACATAATTGATTAAAGGTGACATGTTACTctgtatctctctctctctctcaagagTCAATTTATGATTAACTTTTTCAGGTTGGAGATCTTTTGAACTTCTTAAGTGCGCTGTTTTTTGGTGTGCATATGATAAGAACAGAACATATAGCACGAAGCACCAAAAAGGACAAATTCTTAGCTCTCCTTGGATACCAGGTTAGTGTATATGTGTACATCGTATATATATTCTGCAACTTGTTTTATATTGGTCATGCAGcactaatttttttcaaattctctGATGGTCCATTTAGGTATGTGTTGTGTCCATCCTGTCAACAACATTTTATCTTGTTGGAGGTTGGTCAGGGGGCTTACAAGAGTATGATCCATCATTATGGTCTTGGACAAACTTTTGGAATTGGATGGTTGCCTTCCCTTGGATACCTGCGATATACACTGGCCTTTTCTCATCTGGGTTATGCTTATGGGGAGAGGTATTCTATTTACTCTCAGTcctcagaaaacaaataaatttgAAAGACTTCGGGAGTGAGCTTATCTTGTCCAGTCCCAAATCTTCAAATTTACTTTACTTCATTTCTGGAAAGGGTTTCTAAAAAGCTCACTTCACTTCATTCGAATGAATTGGTTGGCTATGTAAGCGTCGTGAGCTCTCTCATTGTAATACGTATACCAATGGTCATTAGTGTGTCCGTAAATAACAACTCTTCTGGTGCCTTTTCACCGGAGGAAAGAAAGCTGAAGCTGTAGAACTGGAACATGAAATAAAAGTGAAATAAATCTCTAGTCTTTTCGTGCCTTTAGTTAAGGGCTTTTTCTTGCGAGTATATAGATCTTTATAAGAGATTACCTACAGCTTGTTGGCACCCTCCAAATGTAGCGTTTCCAACCGTAATTTTTATGTACAGATGGCTGCAATGCGTGATGTGTCAGCTACAGAAACTGCAATTATTTATGCCTTAGAGCCAGTCTGGGGTGGAGGTTTTGCATGGTTTCTCCTTGGCGAAAGGTGGGGTACTGCAGGTTGGGTTGGTGCTGCTCTTGTTCTAGGTAAAACTATGTTTATAGCGAGATCTCGAGGATTTGTTTGTTGTTAAAATTCCAAATCTGCTGTACGCTTATCTAGACAGACTTTTCATGGTCATTATATTTCTACTTTATTTCAGTGTCTCTTACTCTTAATAGCATTTTTCAGTACTGGTAAAAATGAGAATCTAGTTCTTGAATTCTTAATTTATATTCTCAACATGTTGAATAAGTGTTAAGGTAAAATCTGAATTATGTCATGTTATGTTATGGTGTTTAATTTTGTTCCCTcttaacaaataattataatttataactaTCGGGTTCTTATTGTTGTCTAGGTGGAAGCTTATCTGTGCAAATATTAGggtccttttcttcttcttcttctaaatcTGGTGAAGATGAGAAACTTGACATGGCACAGCACTCAGACAAGCGTAAAGGACTTTCTGCTTCTCCAATTATTGTCAGTTCCAGGAAGAATGTTTCTGATTTGTTAAAGTAGGTTAATTCATCTCAAATcttattgtaattttatatatagaGTTATTAGTACATCTGTGTTTATCTTGTATATAGTTGCTGGAGGCATCACAAGTTTTCAGCCTTACATTTATACTTAAAATACATAAGCACAACTAGGTTGTATAAGAGTGAAAAACTGAGAAGAGGTTAGgtatataacaacaacaattgtATGTCGTACTAAATTTAAGCTCGTATTAAGTGGAATAAATAGATTATGTTTGTAGCTTTCTAGCTTTAATATTTGATAatagaaacaaaaataataaaaatatgagCTTAAAGGATAATGAAAATGACAATATATCTATATCTTCTCTCTCCATAGATATTTCACCCGAATactcaataattatttttttaaaattataattaattaaatatatattttttaaaataattgactttttatttaaatatttaataagactctaattaataataaatataaataattttatttttatatttaagtctttattataaatatattaataattaagtcatttaattataatatttataataaaattctattattttataaaaattaaatttctatcttttctaaaataaatttttcaataatCAATTGCTAAAAGATTGTAATTTAGTAACATGTTGAAAataatcaattaataattattagtaatttaattttaaatataattaattttagaaatttttacactatgaaatttttattatataaatgctTACACACAGTTATCTCaacatttttaccttttctctttattttattacatatataccaCATGCACACTCCCTCCATGTATATGACACGTGCATCTCCCCCATCCCTCTTCAATCAACCATCAATCActtccctctttttttttttttcattttttcctttgatttttcatttctt includes:
- the LOC115700755 gene encoding uncharacterized protein LOC115700755 — its product is MASQSLCGWSSSSPTSSTVNPSSSSSLCRPFIFFAFHPTPSKRHRFSFRASFLRDSSSSTRAATFKQGGRKSLRFDCPCSSSKSDVNSVNRSAKQTKPSLSFKTLSAKRSLWRRIFFASKKVRSIILLNVVTLVYASSIPVVKEVEAIVDPASFTVVRFALSAIPFIPFVLRSVSQKDVDTRNSGVELGFWVSLGYLMQAVGLLTSDAGRASFLSMLTVIVVPLLDGMLGAVVPARTWFAAFMAIIGVAMLESSGSPPCVGDLLNFLSALFFGVHMIRTEHIARSTKKDKFLALLGYQVCVVSILSTTFYLVGGWSGGLQEYDPSLWSWTNFWNWMVAFPWIPAIYTGLFSSGLCLWGEMAAMRDVSATETAIIYALEPVWGGGFAWFLLGERWGTAGWVGAALVLGGSLSVQILGSFSSSSSKSGEDEKLDMAQHSDKRKGLSASPIIVSSRKNVSDLLK